Sequence from the Amycolatopsis sp. NBC_00345 genome:
GCGAGCGTGAACCTCAGGTGGCTGTCGACGGCCATGCGGCGACCGTACCGGACCGCCCCCGGGCCGTGGCACGGAACACTGCACCTGCCCGCAGGGTCCCTGAAGGCCACCTTCAGGGCATGTAGGTCCCTGAAGGTGGCCTTCAGGGCACTCGCCAAGCCGGCACGGAGGCCTTCACCGCGTCTGAGCAGAGCGGGCAACGCGAGGTGTCAGCGCGGGCAGGGTCAGCCCGGCCGGCCGACGTGCCAGCGGTGCCACTCGTGGGCCTGCGCGTCGGTCAGGGAGGCGACCTGGTCGACGAGCACGCGCAGGCGCGCGGCGTCGTCCGCGGCCGCGCGCCAGGCCGGGGCGAAGAGCGGGTCCAGCGAGTCCGGGGCGCGCTGCCCGAGCGCGGTGACCAGCTCGACGATCAGCTCGCGCTGGCCGTCCTGCATGGCGAGGCGGCGGCGGTCGCTCATCACGTACCGCAGGGCCAGCGCCTTGAGCAGCGCGACCTCCGCCGCGACCTGGTCCGGCACGGCCAGGCGCGCGCCGTACCGGGTCAGCGGGCCCTCGCCGTACACACCGCGGGTGCCGGTGACCGCGGCGGAGGCGAAGCGGCCGACCAGCTCGCTCGTCAGGCGTTTCAGAGCGACCTGCGCGCGCAGCGACCCGTCCGGCGCCGTCCGCACCAGCTCGGCGACCACGGGCAGGTCGAGCAGCTCCTTCGCCGCACCCTCCAAAGTGGACGCCGACTGGGTGGAGAAGTGCCGCGCCGCCGCCTCGGCCACGGCCGCGCGCTCGTCCGGGTCGGCGAGCACGCCCAGCCGGATGCGGCCGGCCAGCACGCCGTCCTCGACGTCGTGGACCGAGTACGCCACGTCGTCGGACCAGTCCATGATCTGGGCCTCAAGACACCGCCGCAGACCCGGCGCGCCGGCGCGGATCCACTGGAACACCGGCACGTCGTCGGGGTACACGCCGTACTTCGGCTCGCCCGGGCGGCGCTCCCACGGGTACTTCATCGTCGCGTCGAGGCACGCGCGGGTGAGGTTCAGCCCCGCCGTGACGCCGTCCTCGGCGACGGCTTTCGGCTCCAGCCGGGTGAGGATGCGCAACGTCTGCGCGTTGCCCTCGAAGCCGCCGCAGGCCTGCGCGACCTGGTTCAGCGCCTTCTCGCCGTTGTGCCCGAACGGCGGGTGGCCGATGTCGTGCCCGAGCCCCGCCGTGTCGACCAGGTCCGGGTCCGCGCCCAGCTCCTCGGCGATGCCCCGGCCGATCTGCGCGACCTCCAGCGAGTGCGTGAGCCGGGTCCTCGGCACCCCGCTGACCTCGGCGCCCTCGCCCGGCCCGACCACCTGGGTCTTGCCCGCGAGCCGCCGGAGCGCGGCCGAGTGCAGCACCCGCGCGCGGTCGCGGGCGAACGCACTGCGCCCGTCCGGCCGCGCGCCCGTCAGCGCCGCGCCCTTGGGTGCCTCGGCCAGCACCCGGGCGCGGTCGTGCCCGCTGTACCCGTCACTCACCCAGTCAGCTTAGGCGGGGGGACCGACAATTCAGCCGAGCATCGTGTCGAACAGCTCGTCCGCAGGCGACTTCGTGACCTTGTAGAACAGCAGCGCGCCGGTCTCGCGGAAGATGTACCGGACCTGCGTCCCGCGCTCCTGCACGATCGGCCCGCTGTGCGTCGGCGCGGTCCAGGCGTCCAGGCCGAGGTCCTCGGCCATGGTGCGGCTGCGGAACGAGTGCCACGGGTCGCTCACCAGCACCGCCGTGTGCCAGCCGCGCGCCTGTACCTGGTCGGACACCGCGCGCAGGCTGCGCAGCGTGTCACTGCCCTCGCCGACGGCGATCGTCGCCGACCGCGGCACGCCGTGCTTGGTGAGCCACAACGCGCCCGCCTGTGCCTCGGTGAAGTTGTCCGCGGCCTTCTTGCCGCCGGCGGTGACGATGGTCTTCGCGACGCCCGCGTCGTAAAGCTGCTTCGCCTTCTCCAGCCGCGCGGAGAAGATGTCCGACGGCTTCCCGTTGTACTGCGCGGCGCCGAGCACCACGATCACGTCGGCCGGCGTGCGGTCGTTCTCGCGCGCCACCTGCCACACCCGGAACGCCGTGCCGCCGACGACGGCCAGCAGCACCAGCACCGCGCCGAACGTGATCCGGCGCAGCCAGCTCGCGCGCGTCGGCTTCGTCCTCTGTGGTGCGGCGGAACTCATGCCCGTCATCCTGGCAGAGCCACGAACGGGTGAGGCGCAGACACCCCGGGCACTACAGCCAGCCGCGCTCCTCGGCGAGCCGGACGGCCTCGGCCCGGGTCCGTGCCCCCGTCTTGCCGATCGCCGCCGACAAATGGTTGCGCACAGTGCCTTCCGAGAGGAAAAGCGCCTTCGAGATGTCGGCGACGGTGCTGCCGTCCTTGGCCGTGCGCAGCACGTCACGCTCTCGCGCGGTCAGCGGGCTCGCGCCCGTGGCGAGCGACTCGGCGGCCAGCGCGGGGTCGACCACCCGCAGTCCACTGTGGACGCGGCGGACGGCCTCCACGAGCTGTTCCGGCGGCGCGTCCTTCACCACGAACCCGGCCGCGCCCGCCGCCATCGCGCGCGCGAGGTACCCGGGACGGCCGAACGTGGTGCAGATGATCACCCGGCAGGACGGCAGCGCCGCCCGCAGCTCGGCGGCCGCGGTCAGGCCGTCCTTGCCGGGCATCTGGACGTCGAGCAGCGCGACGTCGGGCTTGGCCTCCCTGGCCGCGGCCACCACCTCTTCGCCGGAGCCGACCTGCCCCACGACCTCGATGTCGGCTTCGAGGCCCAGCACGGTGGCCAGCGCGCCGCGCACCATCGCCTGGTCGTCGGCCAGCAGTACCCGGATCAAGCCAGTCCTCCCGCGGTCTCGGCACGCACAGCCGGGGCGGCCGCCGCGGCCGGGCCCGGGTCCGGGACCTCCGCCCGTACGGCCAATCCTCCTCCGGGCCGGACCGTCGTGCGCAGGGTCCCCCCGACCGCCGCCAGCCGCTCGGACAGCCCGCGCAGGCCGTTGCCCGCCACCACTTCGGTCGCGGTGCCGTCGTCCTCGAGTTCGAGCCAGTCGCAGCCCAGCCGGACCTTCACCCGGCTCGCCCCCGAATGCCGCAGCACGTTCGTGACGGCCTCGCGCAGCACGTACCCGAACACGCTCCGCAGCTCGGCCCGCACGTTGTCGACCGCGTGCGGCAGGTCCGCCTCGATCTCCGCCGCCCGCAACGCCGCCCGCGCGCCGGCGATCTCCGCGGGCAGCGACACCTCGCGGTACTCGGTGACGGTGGCCCGCACGTCGGACAGCGCGCTGCGGGTGAGGCCCTCCACCTCGCGGATCTCCTCGACCGCGCGCGGGATGTCGCCGGAGCTCTCCAGCACCCGCCGCGCCAGGCCGGCCTTCACGGTGATCGTGGTGAGGCTGTGGCCCAGCAGGTCGTGCAGGTCGCGGGCCACCCGCTCACGCTCGTTGCTGACGGCGAGCGTGGCGATCTCCTGGTTCGCGTGCTCCAGCCGCCGGATCGCGCGGATCAGGTTGGCCATGAAGAACATGGCCGACGTGACGCCCGCGACCGACCCCAGGTCGCCGGACTCGGCCGACAGCCGCCCCACCGCGAGCAGCAGCAGCGCCGCCAGCGCCAGCCCGCCGAGGTCGAAGATCAGCGCCCACGCGGCGGGCAGCAGGAACGCCAGGGTGGCGGTGACGTAGAGCAGGACGAACGAGCTGGTCCCCCCGACCATGACCGTGGCGATGCCGGCCGTCAGCATCACCGCGGCGAACATCAGCTTGGACCGGCGCTCCTTCCCGAACATCAGCGGGAAGAACAGGTAACAGGCCGCGTAGCCGTAGAAGAGCAGGCACTCGGCCACGTTCAGCGGCGTGAGCGAGGACCGGATCAGCGACTGGGTCACCGGGATCAGGAACGGCAGGAGGAAGACGACCCCCAGGATCCACCATCGCCCGGGGTGCGGCCCGTCGTCGGCCGCCCCGTCGAGCGGGTCGGCCCACCAGGTGTCCCGATCGGCCAGCGTGGACAGCCGTACGTTGTCTTTCTCCGCCATCTCGGCCGTACCCCGTCCCTGTTCTTCCGCGCCTCAAACGCGCGCGCTGTCCTTACGGTAACGCCTGATCACGAGCGTCCCGAGGACCACGGTCCAGGCCCCGAGCACCGCGACCGCCGCCGGGAGGCCCACCAGCATCTCGTTCGTCACGGCGGGGCGCACCAGCCCGATCACCCAGTAGGTCGGCATCACCTGCGCCAGCTCGTGCATCCAGCCCGGCATGCCCTCGATCGGGATCCACAGCCCGCCCAGGAAGCCCATGCCCATCATCACGATCATGTTCACCGGCTGCATCGACTCCGGCGTGCCGAACTGGCCCAGCAGCAGGCCGAGCAGCACGAGCGGGATGGTGCCGAGCCAGATCCCGGCGATGACGCGGACCCAGCCGGCCGCGTCGAGGTGCACGCCTTCGGCGAAGATCGCGATCAGCGGCACCAGCACCAGCGCAGGCAGGCCCACGAGCAGGCCCGACAGCGCCTTGCCGCCGAGGTAGCCCGCGCCGGAGAGCGGGGTCAGGCGCAGCTGCCGCTGCCAGCCGGTGGCGCGTTCGACGGCGAGCTTGGCGCCGTTCATGGTGGCCGCGGCGAACGCGCCGAAGGTCATCATGTTGACCATCACCACGGCGACGATGGCCGCGTGGTCCGGGTCGCTCGCCTTGGTGAAGACGTTGGCCTGCAACAGGAACATCACCACGGGGAAGGCGAGGACGAACACGAGGAACCGCGGGGAGCGGAACAGCCGCCGGATTTCGACGGTGAGGTAGCTGAGGTTCATCGGGCTGCTTCTTCCGGGCTGGTGTCGCTCGCGGTCAGGGAAAGGAAGGCGCCTTCGAGGCCGACGGCGCTGATCTCGATGTCACGCACGTCCGGAACGGCGGTCATGAGCGCCCGCAACGTGGTGTCGGAGGCGGAACTCGAGACGGCGGCGCGTTCGCCGCGCAGCTCGAACTCGGTGACGCCGGGCAGCCGCGCCAGCAGCCGCTCGGTGGCTTCGGTCGCACCCGGCAGCACGGCCCGGATGGTGCGCCCGCCGGCCAGCGCGCGGACCTGCGCCACGGAGCCGTCGGCGACGACGCGGCCGGAGCGCATCAGGACCACGCGATCGGCGAACTCCTCGGCCTCCTCCAGGTAGTGCGTCGCGAACAGGACCGTGCGGCCGGATTCGGTGAAGGCGTACATGGACTTCCAGAACTCGCGCCGCGTGCCGACGTCCATCGCGGCGGTCGGCTCGTCGAGCACGAGCAGGTCCGGGTCGGACACCAGCGCGACGGCGAACCGCACCCGCTGCTTCTGCCCGCCGGACAGCTTGTTCGCCCGCCGGTCGGCGATGTCGGCGATGCCCGCGCGTTCAAGCGCCTCGGTGAGCGGCATCGGACGGCGGTGCAGGTTCGCGACCATGCCGACGGTCTCGCGCACGGTCAGGTCGTCGAGCAGCGTGCCGCCCTGCAGCATCGCCCCGATCATCCCGGCGCGCACGGCGCCCGCGGGCGTCTTGCCGAACACGCTGACCGCACCCGCGTCGGGCCGGCTGAGCCCCAGGATCAGGTCGACGGTGGTGGACTTGCCCGCACCGTTCGGCCCGAGCAGCGCCACCACCTCCCCCGGCGCGATGGTCAGGTCGACCCCATCGACGGCCCGCACGTCGCCGTACTGCTTCCTCAACCCGGTCAAATGAACGGCGGCCCCCGCCGCGACGTCCCGAGCCTCGCGCTCGGCCTGTGTGGTTTCCATGCCCCGAAGCCTGCGGCTTGGCGGGGACCGGGGCACAGGCCTTGCGTCACGACGTGGGCATGACAGGTGTCAGGGGTGGGTGGCGCTCTTCGGGAGCACGCGAGGCCTGCGGGGGACGCCTCCTCCAGGTCGATCGTCTCAGCCTCGGGATACGAACCGGGAAAAAATCATACGGACGGATCAGCTTTTGATGCAAAGGTTCTTATTTGTTCACGAG
This genomic interval carries:
- a CDS encoding deoxyguanosinetriphosphate triphosphohydrolase, with the protein product MSDGYSGHDRARVLAEAPKGAALTGARPDGRSAFARDRARVLHSAALRRLAGKTQVVGPGEGAEVSGVPRTRLTHSLEVAQIGRGIAEELGADPDLVDTAGLGHDIGHPPFGHNGEKALNQVAQACGGFEGNAQTLRILTRLEPKAVAEDGVTAGLNLTRACLDATMKYPWERRPGEPKYGVYPDDVPVFQWIRAGAPGLRRCLEAQIMDWSDDVAYSVHDVEDGVLAGRIRLGVLADPDERAAVAEAAARHFSTQSASTLEGAAKELLDLPVVAELVRTAPDGSLRAQVALKRLTSELVGRFASAAVTGTRGVYGEGPLTRYGARLAVPDQVAAEVALLKALALRYVMSDRRRLAMQDGQRELIVELVTALGQRAPDSLDPLFAPAWRAAADDAARLRVLVDQVASLTDAQAHEWHRWHVGRPG
- a CDS encoding YdcF family protein — encoded protein: MTGMSSAAPQRTKPTRASWLRRITFGAVLVLLAVVGGTAFRVWQVARENDRTPADVIVVLGAAQYNGKPSDIFSARLEKAKQLYDAGVAKTIVTAGGKKAADNFTEAQAGALWLTKHGVPRSATIAVGEGSDTLRSLRAVSDQVQARGWHTAVLVSDPWHSFRSRTMAEDLGLDAWTAPTHSGPIVQERGTQVRYIFRETGALLFYKVTKSPADELFDTMLG
- a CDS encoding response regulator transcription factor, producing the protein MIRVLLADDQAMVRGALATVLGLEADIEVVGQVGSGEEVVAAAREAKPDVALLDVQMPGKDGLTAAAELRAALPSCRVIICTTFGRPGYLARAMAAGAAGFVVKDAPPEQLVEAVRRVHSGLRVVDPALAAESLATGASPLTARERDVLRTAKDGSTVADISKALFLSEGTVRNHLSAAIGKTGARTRAEAVRLAEERGWL
- a CDS encoding sensor histidine kinase encodes the protein MAEKDNVRLSTLADRDTWWADPLDGAADDGPHPGRWWILGVVFLLPFLIPVTQSLIRSSLTPLNVAECLLFYGYAACYLFFPLMFGKERRSKLMFAAVMLTAGIATVMVGGTSSFVLLYVTATLAFLLPAAWALIFDLGGLALAALLLLAVGRLSAESGDLGSVAGVTSAMFFMANLIRAIRRLEHANQEIATLAVSNERERVARDLHDLLGHSLTTITVKAGLARRVLESSGDIPRAVEEIREVEGLTRSALSDVRATVTEYREVSLPAEIAGARAALRAAEIEADLPHAVDNVRAELRSVFGYVLREAVTNVLRHSGASRVKVRLGCDWLELEDDGTATEVVAGNGLRGLSERLAAVGGTLRTTVRPGGGLAVRAEVPDPGPAAAAAPAVRAETAGGLA
- a CDS encoding ABC transporter permease, which encodes MNLSYLTVEIRRLFRSPRFLVFVLAFPVVMFLLQANVFTKASDPDHAAIVAVVMVNMMTFGAFAAATMNGAKLAVERATGWQRQLRLTPLSGAGYLGGKALSGLLVGLPALVLVPLIAIFAEGVHLDAAGWVRVIAGIWLGTIPLVLLGLLLGQFGTPESMQPVNMIVMMGMGFLGGLWIPIEGMPGWMHELAQVMPTYWVIGLVRPAVTNEMLVGLPAAVAVLGAWTVVLGTLVIRRYRKDSARV
- a CDS encoding ABC transporter ATP-binding protein; protein product: METTQAEREARDVAAGAAVHLTGLRKQYGDVRAVDGVDLTIAPGEVVALLGPNGAGKSTTVDLILGLSRPDAGAVSVFGKTPAGAVRAGMIGAMLQGGTLLDDLTVRETVGMVANLHRRPMPLTEALERAGIADIADRRANKLSGGQKQRVRFAVALVSDPDLLVLDEPTAAMDVGTRREFWKSMYAFTESGRTVLFATHYLEEAEEFADRVVLMRSGRVVADGSVAQVRALAGGRTIRAVLPGATEATERLLARLPGVTEFELRGERAAVSSSASDTTLRALMTAVPDVRDIEISAVGLEGAFLSLTASDTSPEEAAR